In Rhodothermales bacterium, the genomic window CTCAGGAACGACGCGCCCTCGACCACTCCGACTATCAGTTGTGGAAGAGCATCTCCGATCAGCGCCTCTCCCCGGACGGCCGCTGGGCTGCATGGCGGGAGGCACCCGACACGGTGGGGGACGGGCTGGTGCACATCGCCCGTACAGACGGATCTGACAGCCACATCGTGGCGAGGGGCGACAACCCCATGTTCGCGGACGGTTACGTGGCCGTCCTGGTGCACCCGCCGTATGACTCGACCCGGCAGGCGCGCATCGACGGGAAGAAAGGCCAGGGCCTGCCGGAAGACAGCCTTGCCGTGGTGCGGCTCTCGGATGGTTCCAGGTCGCTGTTCGGCCCGGTGCGCAGCTACAGGGTCGCCGAAGACGGTGCCCGACACGTCGCCATCTTGCTGGACACCGAATCCGAAACGACCAGGGACAGCACCGCCGAGGACGCGCCGCATGACAAGCAGGACGGACGAGATCTGCTGCTGCTGGATGCAGCGTCCGGCGAGACCCGGACGTATGCGTCTGTCATCGACTATCATTTGACCGCGGACGGCGCATGGCTTGTCTACGCTGCCGAGACCAAAGACGGGACGGGCGATGGGGTCTTTGCCGTCAACACCGGCAGCGGCGATTCCTTCACGCTGGCCTCCGGCGAGGGATTCTTTCGCCAACTCACGCTGTCTGACGACGGACAGCTTGCCGGCTTCGTCAGCAACTCGGCGGACTTCACCGCCGAACAGCCCGAATTCTCGGTCTTCGTCAGCGAGCTGCCCGGAGAGGCGGAAAGCATAGTTGATGGGGACTCCCCCGCCCTGCCCGATGGATGGTGGATATCCGAGCATGCGGGACTCGATTTCAGCGATTCCGGAAATCGCCTGTTCTTCGGCGCCGCTCCCAGGCCCGAGATCGAAGAGGAGGACAGCCGCCCTGACGATGAGAAGGTGGACGTCGACATCTGGAGCTGGACCGACAAGGATCTGATGACCGTGCAGCTGGTCAATGCCCAGCGCGAGCGCCGCCGCTCATACACTATGGTGTATCACCGTGAAGAGGGCTCCCTGGCCCAACTCGCAGACCCGCTGATTCGCACGGTGGATGATCTCGAGCACGGCGACGGGAGTGTGGTAATCGGCACCACCAACCTTCCCTACATGCCCGACGGCTCCTGGGACACCCCCTCCCACCGGGACGTCTACGTGATCGACGTCTCCGACGGCAGCCGAACCCGGGTGCTGGAGGGTATCCGCTCCAACCCTCTGCCGTCTCCCGACGGAACGCACCTCGCATGGTGGGATGGTGCAGAGCGCACCTGGAAAATCACGTCCTGGTCCACGCAGCCTCAGAGCACCATCACCACGCCGGTCACGGTGCCGGAGGGCGTTCGCCTGGACAACGTGTTGCACGACTCCCCCATGCTGCCGGGCTCCTACGGCTCCCCGGGCTGGACGGACGATGGGCGCTGGTTCCTGTTCAACGGCCAGTTCGACATCTGGGCGGCGCAGCCAAACGGGCGGACCTGGAATGTCACGGGCGGGGCCGGTGCGGCCCAGGAGCGTCGGTTGCGCATCGTCGAACTTGACCCGGATGCCGACACGGTGGACCTGGCGGAACCGCTGCTGTTGTCCGTCTTCGACTACGGCGACAAGTCGGCCGGATTCGCACGCGCGGAAATCCGCGGCAGCACCTCCACCATCAGGGAGCTGGTTCATGCGCCGGCCCGCTTTTCTTCGATTCGCAAGGCACCGGACGCCGACGTCCTGATTCTCTCCCGGGAGTCCTACACCGAATTCCCGGACATCTGGGCCACGGGGTCGCGCTTTGAAGACTGGACCCGACTAAGTGACGCGAACCCGCAGCAGTCCGAATACCGATGGGGCACAGCGGAACTCACACACTGGACCTCAGCGGACGGCGAGCAACTGTCCGGCATCCTGTACAAGCCCGAGGGATTCAACCCGTCGCAGCAGTACCCGCTCATGACCTACTTCTATGAGAAGTCGTCAGACGGTCTGCACAGCTACCACACGCCGGCACCCGGCCGGTCGGTGATCAACCGGTCGTTTTACACCAGCCGCGGCTACGTCGTGTTCGTACCGGATATCCCCTACAAGGACGGGTACCCGGGCGAGAGCGCGATGAACGCGGTGATGCCCGGCGTGACAGGCTTGATCGACCAGGGCTTCATTGATCGCGACCGCGTCGGGGTGCAAGGGCACAGCTGGGGAGGCTATCAGATTGCCTACATGGTGACGCGCACCAACCTGT contains:
- a CDS encoding S9 family peptidase; this encodes MRSLLPCLLGLLIAQPTLSQERRALDHSDYQLWKSISDQRLSPDGRWAAWREAPDTVGDGLVHIARTDGSDSHIVARGDNPMFADGYVAVLVHPPYDSTRQARIDGKKGQGLPEDSLAVVRLSDGSRSLFGPVRSYRVAEDGARHVAILLDTESETTRDSTAEDAPHDKQDGRDLLLLDAASGETRTYASVIDYHLTADGAWLVYAAETKDGTGDGVFAVNTGSGDSFTLASGEGFFRQLTLSDDGQLAGFVSNSADFTAEQPEFSVFVSELPGEAESIVDGDSPALPDGWWISEHAGLDFSDSGNRLFFGAAPRPEIEEEDSRPDDEKVDVDIWSWTDKDLMTVQLVNAQRERRRSYTMVYHREEGSLAQLADPLIRTVDDLEHGDGSVVIGTTNLPYMPDGSWDTPSHRDVYVIDVSDGSRTRVLEGIRSNPLPSPDGTHLAWWDGAERTWKITSWSTQPQSTITTPVTVPEGVRLDNVLHDSPMLPGSYGSPGWTDDGRWFLFNGQFDIWAAQPNGRTWNVTGGAGAAQERRLRIVELDPDADTVDLAEPLLLSVFDYGDKSAGFARAEIRGSTSTIRELVHAPARFSSIRKAPDADVLILSRESYTEFPDIWATGSRFEDWTRLSDANPQQSEYRWGTAELTHWTSADGEQLSGILYKPEGFNPSQQYPLMTYFYEKSSDGLHSYHTPAPGRSVINRSFYTSRGYVVFVPDIPYKDGYPGESAMNAVMPGVTGLIDQGFIDRDRVGVQGHSWGGYQIAYMVTRTNLFAAAEAGAPVANMFSAYGGIRWQTGLSRMFQYERTQSRIGGTIWEKPLRYIENSPLFWLDKVETPLLIMHNDADGHVPWYQGIELFVALRRLGKPAWLINYNNEPHWPLPYWKRMDWTMRMQQFFDHYLMDAPAPVWLNEGVPAVRKGEDWGFELPAAGDRGR